The following proteins are co-located in the Nocardia bhagyanarayanae genome:
- a CDS encoding DUF1990 family protein: protein MENELGGPWFTYREIGATRGELPEGYHRFRLRRRLGTGRELFERAGAEILAYRMQKGVGIFGHASTPTAEPGTALTVRLGIGPIALVAPCRVVYVLEDENRRGFAYGTLPGHPEIGEELFAVEYDPTDDSVHGLITAFSRPASWYTKLGGPVSRLMQRVMAGRYLATLPTRP from the coding sequence ATGGAGAACGAACTCGGTGGTCCGTGGTTCACCTATCGGGAGATCGGCGCTACCAGGGGCGAACTTCCGGAGGGCTACCACCGCTTCCGCTTGCGGCGGCGGCTCGGCACCGGCCGGGAACTGTTCGAGCGGGCCGGGGCGGAAATCCTCGCGTACCGAATGCAGAAGGGCGTCGGCATCTTCGGGCACGCGAGCACGCCGACGGCCGAGCCCGGCACGGCGCTCACCGTGCGACTCGGAATCGGTCCGATCGCCCTCGTGGCGCCCTGCCGCGTGGTGTACGTGCTCGAGGACGAGAACCGGCGCGGTTTCGCCTACGGCACGCTGCCCGGCCACCCCGAGATCGGCGAGGAACTGTTCGCGGTGGAGTACGACCCCACCGACGACTCGGTCCACGGCTTGATCACGGCCTTCTCCCGCCCCGCATCCTGGTACACCAAACTCGGCGGCCCAGTGTCCCGCCTCATGCAGCGCGTCATGGCGGGCCGCTACCTGGCCACCCTCCCGACGAGGCCCTAA